The genomic DNA GTGGCGCGCACAAAACCGAAGCCGAAAAAGAACACAAAACCGAAGGCGAAGAACGAGCCGGTGCCCGGACCGAAGAAGCCGTCGTAAAAGCCGAGGGAGGCGGCGAAGAGTGCCGCGCCCGCGAAGTGTCTCCATGATGCGCCGGCGAACGTGTCTGTGACGCCGAAGTTTTTCCGTATGAACGTGACCGCGGCCACCACCACGATAAGTATCGGGATCAGCGCCTCGAGCGACTGTCCGGGCACACGCATCACCACCCACGCGCCCGCGAAGGATCCGCCGAACGAGAAAATGAAGGCCGTGACTGCGATGGGCAGGAACACGTGTCCGTGCCGCACATAGCGGTACGCGGCGAAACTCGTGCCTATCGCGCTCTGCACCTTGTTGGTGGCCAGCGCCGCGTGCGGCGGGAGTCCCGCGGCGATAAGCGAGGGCAGCGATATCAGTCCGCCGCCGCCGGCCATCGCATCAACAAAACCGGCAAAGAAGCCGGCCAGCGCGAGGAATATGTAGGTGAGGTCGTGCACGTTTTCGAAGCTCAATCACGTGCAAAGTACAAAATGCCGGGGATCTCCCTGCACGGGAGCCGCCGATGTACTCCGTCGCTGTTTTGGATTCACAGACGAAAATTCCCACATTTGTACTCTGCTTGCTCGAGTGGCGGAATTGGCAGACGCGCTGGACTCAAAATCCAGTGGGATTGAAAACCCCGTGCCGGTTCGACCCCGGCCTCGAGTACAAGAACGGTACACGTAAAACGTGACACGTAACACGTAACAGCTCGACCATGACGCCGTGTCATGCCGATCCTGTCGAGGCACGACGGCGTAAAGGCGTAAAGGGGTAAAGAGGTAAAGGCGTGACGCGCAAAGCAGTGTCTCGCTGTTCACACCCCTTTACTTGTCATGTACTAGCTACGATTAGACCTGACAGACGGTAGGTTGGTCTGTCTTATTCGAAGACTCAAAAGATGTTGGTAATGTATCGAGGAGTTTTTCTTTTGCAAGCGGTATGGAATCGAGAAAGGTCTGCATCGGCGTCTTGCC from Ignavibacteriota bacterium includes the following:
- a CDS encoding TSUP family transporter, giving the protein MHDLTYIFLALAGFFAGFVDAMAGGGGLISLPSLIAAGLPPHAALATNKVQSAIGTSFAAYRYVRHGHVFLPIAVTAFIFSFGGSFAGAWVVMRVPGQSLEALIPILIVVVAAVTFIRKNFGVTDTFAGASWRHFAGAALFAASLGFYDGFFGPGTGSFFAFGFVFFFGFGFVRATGNAKVANLASNYAAIVAFLLGGHIVWPVALVMGSANIAGAWIGAGLAIRGGARIIKPVFGIVLAALLVKIVFFS